A window from Bosea sp. ANAM02 encodes these proteins:
- the rpmG gene encoding 50S ribosomal protein L33: MAKAVTIKIKLLSTADTGFFYVTKKNSRTMTEKMSKKKYDPVARKHVEFKETKIK, from the coding sequence CCGTGACGATCAAGATCAAGCTGCTTTCGACCGCCGACACCGGCTTCTTCTACGTGACGAAGAAGAACTCGCGCACGATGACCGAGAAGATGTCGAAGAAGAAGTACGACCCCGTCGCGCGCAAGCACGTCGAGTTCAAGGAAACAAAGATCAAGTGA
- a CDS encoding I78 family peptidase inhibitor: protein MTARKFLAAGALSLVALSLAACQSDAQQAPVTAAPGLPGMCREDAAEALAGKARVSDSQAQQLTGATIVRQIRPGQGVTMDYRRERVTIETDAKTGRIVRAYCG, encoded by the coding sequence ATGACGGCGCGGAAATTTCTGGCGGCGGGTGCCCTGTCGCTGGTTGCTCTGTCGCTGGCAGCCTGCCAGAGCGACGCGCAGCAAGCGCCGGTCACGGCCGCGCCAGGCTTGCCCGGAATGTGCCGCGAGGACGCGGCCGAGGCGTTGGCGGGTAAGGCTCGCGTCAGCGATTCCCAGGCGCAGCAGCTCACCGGCGCGACCATCGTCCGACAGATTCGGCCGGGGCAGGGCGTGACGATGGATTATCGCCGGGAGCGCGTGACCATCGAGACCGACGCGAAGACCGGCAGGATCGTCCGGGCGTATTGCGGATAG
- a CDS encoding DUF2161 family putative PD-(D/E)XK-type phosphodiesterase has protein sequence METSLYLPVKRFLEGLGYAVKGEIGPCDLVGLRDGDPSVVVIGELKLSFNLELILQGVDRLSLGDEIWLAAQLSARGKGRESDPRYRNLCRRLGFGLLGVSRAGDVVILVSPAAPTPRKDPRRRSRLVEEHKRRQGDPAMGGGTRKPIMTAYRQQALACAAAMALEPKRPRDLKPSCPDAQKILHRNVYGWFERAGRGVYVLTEAGREALATWQPQLPAISEVAGIAA, from the coding sequence GTGGAAACGTCGCTCTATCTGCCCGTCAAGCGCTTTCTCGAAGGGCTCGGCTATGCCGTGAAGGGCGAGATCGGGCCTTGCGATCTCGTTGGGCTTCGCGATGGCGACCCATCGGTCGTCGTGATCGGCGAATTGAAGCTGAGCTTCAATCTCGAACTCATCCTCCAAGGCGTGGACCGCCTCAGTCTCGGCGACGAGATCTGGCTCGCCGCCCAGCTTTCCGCCCGGGGCAAGGGGCGCGAAAGCGATCCGCGCTATCGCAATCTCTGTCGGCGTCTCGGCTTCGGCCTGCTCGGCGTCTCCAGGGCCGGCGATGTCGTCATCCTCGTATCGCCGGCGGCGCCGACACCGCGCAAGGACCCGCGCCGGCGCTCACGGCTGGTGGAGGAGCACAAGCGCCGGCAGGGCGACCCGGCCATGGGCGGCGGCACGCGCAAGCCGATCATGACGGCCTATCGCCAGCAGGCGCTGGCCTGCGCGGCCGCGATGGCGCTGGAGCCGAAGCGGCCGCGCGACCTCAAGCCGTCCTGCCCGGATGCCCAGAAGATCCTGCACCGCAATGTCTATGGCTGGTTCGAGCGCGCCGGGCGCGGTGTCTACGTGCTGACCGAGGCCGGCCGCGAGGCGCTCGCGACATGGCAGCCCCAGCTCCCGGCGATATCGGAGGTGGCGGGGATCGCGGCCTGA
- a CDS encoding NAD(P)(+) transhydrogenase (Re/Si-specific) subunit beta — protein sequence MSIGIVSAAYISAAILFILSLGGLSNQESAKRAVWYGIVGMALAVFATVFGPGSGKLWLVLVMFAIAAAIGWQVAMKVQMTEMPQLVAALHSFVGLAAVLIGFNAHIELGTVQALEPAARAALTGFAGVLAHKTGVEISILKVEVFLGVFIGAVTFTGSIIAFGKLAGKVDGKAKKLPGGHMLNAGAAALSLLLLIVYVQGAGFWALFLMTLLAFFIGYHLIMGIGGADMPVVVSMLNSYSGWAAAAIGFTLGNDLLIVVGALVGSSGAILSYIMCKAMNRSFISVILGGFGNTTGPAQAIEGEQIAIDVDGVAAALNEADSVIIVPGYGMAVAQAQQSVSELTRKLRAAGKEVRFAIHPVAGRLPGHMNVLLAEAKVPYDIVMEMDEINEDFPETDVAIVIGSNDIVNPAAQEDPNSPIAGMPVLEVWKAKQVFVSKRGQGTGYSGIENPLFYKENTRMFYGDAKKSLDELLPKIA from the coding sequence GTGAGCATCGGTATCGTTTCCGCGGCCTATATCTCCGCCGCCATCCTGTTCATCCTGTCGCTCGGCGGCCTCTCCAACCAGGAAAGCGCCAAGCGCGCGGTCTGGTACGGCATCGTCGGTATGGCGCTCGCCGTCTTCGCCACGGTCTTCGGCCCGGGCAGCGGCAAGCTCTGGCTCGTCCTCGTCATGTTCGCCATCGCGGCCGCCATCGGCTGGCAGGTGGCGATGAAGGTGCAGATGACCGAGATGCCGCAGCTCGTCGCGGCGCTGCACTCCTTCGTCGGCCTCGCTGCCGTGCTGATCGGCTTCAACGCGCATATCGAGCTCGGTACCGTCCAGGCGCTCGAACCCGCCGCACGCGCGGCGCTGACCGGCTTCGCCGGGGTGCTGGCGCACAAGACCGGCGTCGAGATCTCGATCCTGAAGGTCGAGGTCTTCCTCGGCGTCTTCATCGGCGCGGTCACCTTCACCGGCTCGATCATCGCCTTCGGCAAACTCGCTGGAAAGGTCGACGGCAAGGCGAAGAAGCTGCCCGGCGGTCATATGCTCAATGCCGGCGCCGCCGCGCTCTCGCTGCTGCTGCTGATCGTCTACGTGCAGGGGGCGGGCTTCTGGGCGCTCTTCCTGATGACGCTCTTGGCCTTCTTCATCGGCTACCACTTGATCATGGGCATCGGCGGCGCCGACATGCCGGTCGTGGTCTCGATGCTGAACAGCTATTCGGGCTGGGCGGCCGCCGCCATCGGCTTCACGCTCGGCAACGACCTCCTGATCGTCGTCGGCGCGCTGGTCGGCTCGTCGGGCGCGATCCTCAGCTACATCATGTGCAAGGCGATGAACCGCTCCTTCATCTCGGTCATCCTCGGCGGCTTCGGCAACACCACCGGACCGGCGCAGGCGATCGAGGGCGAGCAGATCGCGATCGATGTCGACGGCGTCGCAGCCGCTCTCAACGAGGCCGACAGCGTCATCATCGTGCCCGGCTACGGCATGGCGGTGGCGCAGGCGCAGCAGTCCGTGTCGGAGCTGACGCGCAAGCTGCGCGCCGCCGGCAAGGAGGTTCGCTTCGCGATCCATCCGGTCGCCGGCCGCCTGCCGGGCCATATGAACGTGCTGCTCGCCGAGGCGAAGGTGCCCTACGACATCGTCATGGAGATGGACGAGATCAACGAGGACTTCCCCGAGACGGATGTCGCGATCGTCATCGGCTCCAACGACATCGTCAATCCGGCGGCGCAGGAGGATCCGAACTCGCCGATCGCGGGCATGCCGGTGCTGGAGGTCTGGAAGGCGAAGCAGGTCTTCGTCTCCAAGCGCGGCCAGGGCACGGGCTATTCCGGCATCGAGAACCCGCTCTTCTATAAGGAGAACACGCGGATGTTCTACGGTGACGCGAAGAAGAGCCTCGACGAGCTCCTGCCGAAGATCGCCTGA
- a CDS encoding Re/Si-specific NAD(P)(+) transhydrogenase subunit alpha → MKIGTPREIFAGEARVAMTPDSALQLQKLGYDCLIEAGAGLAAGFTDDAYRAAGVTVVETAAALWDEADVIAKVRPPETAEAERLKAGKTLISFFYPAQNKELLELCKDKGADVIAMDMVPRISRAQKMDALSSMANIAGYRAVIEAGNNFGRFFTGQITAAGKVPPAKVLVVGAGVAGLAAIGTATSLGAITYAFDVRPEVSEQIESMGAQFVFLDFKGQQQDGATTGGYAAPSSPEFREAQLKKFRELAPEIDIVITTALIPGRDAPVLWTADMVEAMKPGSVIVDLAAERGGNCELTKADQKIVTPNGVTIVGYTDFPSRMAAQSSTLYATNIRHMMTDLTPAKDGKLVHNMEDDVIRGATVTFQGAVTFPPPPPKVAAIAAQKPKEKAKELTREEKLALEAAAFKEQTRSQLTLLTVGTVVMLIIGAYAPASFMSHFIVFALACFVGFQVIWNVSHSLHTPLMAVTNAISGIIVLGALLQIGSSGWIVTILAMISVLIASINIVGGFLVTRRMLAMFQKS, encoded by the coding sequence GTGAAGATCGGAACACCCAGGGAAATCTTCGCCGGCGAGGCGCGGGTGGCGATGACGCCCGACAGCGCGCTCCAGCTCCAGAAACTCGGCTATGATTGCCTGATCGAAGCCGGCGCGGGCCTGGCGGCCGGCTTCACGGACGACGCCTATCGTGCTGCCGGCGTGACGGTCGTCGAGACCGCGGCAGCGCTCTGGGACGAAGCCGACGTTATCGCCAAGGTGCGCCCGCCGGAGACGGCCGAGGCCGAGCGCCTCAAGGCCGGCAAGACCCTGATCTCGTTCTTCTATCCGGCGCAGAACAAGGAGCTGCTGGAGCTCTGCAAGGACAAGGGCGCCGACGTCATCGCCATGGACATGGTGCCGCGCATCTCGCGCGCCCAGAAGATGGACGCCCTGTCGTCGATGGCGAACATCGCCGGTTATCGCGCGGTGATCGAGGCCGGCAACAATTTCGGCCGCTTCTTCACCGGCCAGATCACGGCGGCAGGCAAGGTGCCGCCGGCCAAGGTGCTGGTGGTCGGCGCCGGCGTCGCCGGTCTCGCGGCGATCGGCACGGCGACTTCGCTCGGCGCCATCACCTATGCCTTCGACGTGCGCCCGGAGGTCTCCGAGCAGATCGAATCGATGGGCGCGCAGTTCGTCTTCCTCGACTTCAAGGGCCAGCAGCAGGACGGCGCTACGACCGGCGGCTATGCCGCCCCGTCCAGCCCCGAGTTCCGTGAGGCGCAGCTCAAGAAGTTCCGCGAGCTCGCCCCCGAGATCGACATCGTCATCACCACCGCGCTGATCCCCGGCCGCGACGCGCCGGTGCTCTGGACCGCGGACATGGTCGAGGCGATGAAGCCGGGCTCGGTGATCGTCGACCTCGCCGCCGAGCGCGGCGGCAATTGCGAACTGACCAAGGCCGACCAGAAGATCGTCACGCCGAACGGCGTCACCATCGTCGGCTATACCGACTTCCCGAGCCGGATGGCGGCCCAGTCCTCGACGCTCTACGCCACCAATATCCGCCATATGATGACGGACCTGACGCCGGCCAAGGACGGCAAGCTCGTCCACAACATGGAGGATGACGTCATCCGCGGCGCGACGGTGACCTTCCAGGGCGCCGTCACCTTCCCGCCGCCGCCGCCGAAGGTGGCCGCGATCGCGGCGCAGAAGCCGAAGGAGAAGGCCAAGGAACTAACCCGCGAGGAGAAGCTCGCTCTGGAGGCGGCCGCCTTCAAGGAGCAGACCCGCTCGCAGCTCACGCTGCTCACCGTCGGCACGGTGGTGATGCTGATCATCGGCGCCTACGCGCCGGCGAGTTTCATGAGCCATTTCATCGTCTTCGCGCTCGCCTGCTTCGTCGGCTTCCAGGTGATCTGGAACGTGTCGCATTCGTTGCACACGCCGCTGATGGCGGTCACCAACGCGATCTCCGGCATCATCGTGCTGGGCGCGCTGCTGCAGATCGGCTCCTCGGGCTGGATCGTCACCATCCTGGCGATGATCTCGGTCTTGATCGCATCCATCAACATCGTAGGCGGCTTCCTGGTCACGCGCCGGATGCTCGCCATGTTCCAGAAGTCCTGA
- a CDS encoding TetR/AcrR family transcriptional regulator: protein MQSARDLFLDVGYGGTTMDAVAARCGVSKRTLYQLFPAKTDLFRVMMADHRRSMLALPRPDGEDLPLLEALAAIFRLDIDEIDNRDRLAFVRLVLADSDRFSEIGEMIEQEGAEPARRLLEDWLAARQARGELRAFPADALARMLMDMIFSVLIKRFPGDRLLTVEDRARHARLCLGVFLQGAAMKAG, encoded by the coding sequence GTGCAATCCGCGCGGGACCTGTTCCTCGATGTCGGCTATGGCGGCACGACGATGGATGCGGTCGCGGCACGCTGCGGCGTCTCGAAGCGCACGCTCTACCAATTGTTCCCGGCCAAGACCGACCTGTTCCGGGTGATGATGGCCGATCACCGGCGTTCGATGCTGGCGCTGCCGCGACCTGACGGCGAGGATCTGCCGTTGCTGGAAGCGCTCGCCGCAATCTTCCGGCTCGATATCGACGAGATCGACAATCGTGATCGGCTGGCCTTCGTCAGGCTCGTCCTCGCCGATTCGGACCGCTTCAGCGAGATCGGCGAGATGATCGAGCAGGAGGGGGCAGAGCCGGCGCGACGCCTTCTCGAAGATTGGCTCGCCGCCCGGCAGGCACGCGGCGAGCTTCGCGCCTTTCCGGCTGATGCTTTGGCCCGCATGCTGATGGACATGATCTTCTCGGTACTGATCAAGCGCTTTCCCGGCGACCGGCTGCTGACGGTCGAAGACCGTGCCCGGCACGCGCGGCTCTGCCTAGGCGTGTTCCTGCAGGGAGCGGCGATGAAGGCGGGATGA
- a CDS encoding efflux RND transporter periplasmic adaptor subunit: MPAKRAPSSSHHALPGALLLAALLAACNSEKAAAPPQQPQLQVSVVTLHPQPVAITAELPGRVSASLIAEIRPQVNGIIKSRLFREGSEVKAGDVLYEIDPAPYQAALDSAVAAQHKAEAAVANAQVRADRYRELLQRNAGSKQDADDAAATLGQAQADVAAAKANVEAARINLAYTKVTAPIDGRIDKSALTQGALVTANQAAVLTTIRKLDPINVDVTQSSTNLLRFRSDIASGRLKFTGPNVAVKLKLDTGDAYAQSGKLEFAEANINETTGTFSVRAEFPNPERLLLPGMFVRAEIQEGIAENNFLLPQRAVGRNTKGEATAKFVSAEGKVEERVLVTRRNIGNNWLVDSGVKDGERIIVEGGQLVRPGQTVTVNEVSVDEATGELKSANRRAELPADGNTAKN; this comes from the coding sequence ATGCCGGCTAAGCGCGCCCCCTCCTCTTCCCACCACGCCCTGCCAGGCGCGCTGCTGCTCGCAGCGCTGCTGGCCGCCTGCAATTCCGAGAAGGCGGCTGCTCCGCCACAGCAGCCCCAGCTCCAGGTCAGCGTCGTCACGCTGCATCCGCAGCCCGTGGCGATCACGGCGGAGCTGCCGGGCCGCGTTTCGGCCAGCCTGATCGCCGAGATCAGGCCGCAGGTGAACGGCATCATCAAGTCGCGGCTGTTCCGCGAGGGCAGCGAGGTCAAGGCCGGGGACGTGCTCTACGAGATCGACCCCGCCCCCTATCAGGCCGCGCTCGACAGCGCCGTCGCCGCCCAGCACAAGGCCGAGGCCGCCGTCGCCAACGCGCAGGTGCGTGCCGACCGCTACCGCGAATTGCTCCAGCGCAATGCCGGCAGCAAGCAGGATGCCGACGACGCCGCAGCGACCCTGGGCCAGGCCCAGGCCGATGTCGCGGCCGCCAAGGCCAATGTCGAGGCGGCCAGGATCAACCTTGCCTATACGAAGGTCACCGCGCCGATCGACGGGCGCATCGACAAGTCGGCGCTGACGCAAGGCGCCCTCGTCACCGCCAATCAGGCGGCGGTGCTGACCACGATCCGCAAGCTCGACCCGATCAATGTCGACGTCACCCAGTCGAGCACCAACCTGCTGCGATTCCGCAGCGACATCGCCTCGGGGCGGCTGAAGTTCACCGGCCCCAATGTCGCGGTGAAGCTCAAGCTCGACACCGGCGACGCCTATGCCCAGTCCGGCAAGCTCGAATTCGCCGAGGCGAACATCAACGAGACCACCGGCACTTTCAGCGTCCGCGCCGAGTTCCCCAATCCGGAGCGGCTGCTGCTGCCGGGCATGTTCGTCCGCGCCGAGATCCAGGAAGGCATCGCCGAGAACAATTTCCTGCTGCCGCAGCGCGCCGTCGGCCGCAACACGAAGGGCGAGGCGACCGCCAAGTTCGTCTCGGCCGAGGGCAAGGTCGAGGAGCGCGTGCTGGTGACCCGCCGCAACATCGGCAACAACTGGCTGGTCGACAGCGGCGTCAAGGACGGCGAGCGCATCATCGTCGAGGGCGGCCAGCTCGTCCGCCCCGGCCAGACCGTGACCGTCAACGAGGTCAGCGTCGACGAGGCGACCGGCGAGCTGAAATCAGCCAATCGCCGGGCCGAGCTTCCGGCTGATGGCAACACGGCGAAGAACTAG
- a CDS encoding efflux RND transporter permease subunit, translating to MSRFFIERPIFAWVVAIVIMLAGLLALRTLPISQYPQIAPTTVQISANYPGADAQTVENSVTKVIEQGMTGLDNLQYMTATSTSTGNAQITLTFNSQADPDVAQMQVQNKLQLVTRQLPSVVQSTGISVAKASTGFLMVVAFVSKDGRMSTTDLADYVDSTLNDTLKRVEGVGTTQLFGAGYAMRIWLDPDKLRKYALMPADIAAAIEAQNTQVSAGQLGGLPQVSGQQLNATVTALSRLQTVSQFENIILKSGSSGSIVRLNDVARVELGAKSYDTVSRYNGQPTTGLAISLATGANAIDTAKAVTATIERLKQTLPEGVEVTYPYDTTPFVTLSIEKVVHTLFEAIILVFIVMYVFLQNLRATFIPMLAVPVVLLGTFGVLALAGYSINTLTMFAMVLAIGLLVDDAIVVVENVERVMQEEKLSPKEATIKSMNEITGALVGIATVLSAVFVPMAFFGGSVGVIYRQFSVTIVTAMALSVVVALVLTPALCATLLKPVAHHGERKGFFGWFNRNFERTTNGYRSGVAAMVARPLRFLLVFLLISGGMAWLFARMPSSFLPDEDQGILLTSVQLPVGATQDRTLRVLDQVQKHYLEKEKDLVEGVLTVAGFGFGGQGQNVGLAFVRLKPFAERNGKQATAQAIAGRAMGAFRSIKDGTVYALAPPAIQGFGNTAGFDFYLQDIAGAGHSRLMEVRNQLLGLAAQSRQLTGTRPNGQEDTPQYAVEIDQEKASALTLPLAAINNTLSTAWGSAYVNDFIDRGRVKSVYVQADAPFRMQPGDIGRWYVRNQGGEMVPFSAFSSGRWTYGSPRLERYNGAAAVQMQGAAAAGVSSGAAMEEIDRLVGQLPTGFGHEWTGLSFQERLSGSQAVALYALSMLVVFLCLAALYESWAIPFAVMLSVPIGIFGALLAATIFGQTNDVYFKVGLLTTIGLAAKNAILIVEFAIEQEAQGKGLVEATLEAARQRLRPILMTSLAFVLGVTPLAVATGAGSGSQNAIGIGVMGGMIAATVIGVFFVPLLYVGVVRLVRRLRPAEPAPATAPE from the coding sequence ATGTCGCGCTTCTTCATCGAACGGCCGATCTTCGCCTGGGTCGTCGCCATCGTCATCATGCTGGCCGGCCTGCTGGCGCTCCGCACGCTGCCGATCTCGCAATATCCGCAGATCGCGCCGACGACCGTGCAGATCAGCGCCAATTATCCCGGTGCCGACGCGCAGACCGTCGAGAACTCAGTGACCAAGGTCATCGAGCAGGGCATGACCGGCCTCGACAACCTGCAGTATATGACGGCGACCTCGACCTCGACCGGCAACGCCCAGATCACCCTGACCTTCAACAGCCAGGCCGATCCCGACGTCGCCCAGATGCAGGTGCAGAACAAGCTGCAGCTCGTCACCCGGCAATTGCCCTCGGTGGTGCAGAGCACCGGCATCTCGGTCGCCAAGGCCTCCACCGGCTTCCTGATGGTCGTCGCCTTCGTCTCGAAGGACGGGCGGATGTCGACCACCGACCTTGCCGACTATGTCGATTCGACCCTCAACGACACGCTGAAGCGCGTCGAGGGCGTCGGCACGACCCAGCTCTTCGGCGCCGGCTACGCCATGCGGATCTGGCTCGACCCGGACAAGCTGCGCAAATACGCGTTGATGCCCGCCGACATCGCCGCGGCGATCGAGGCGCAGAACACGCAAGTCTCGGCCGGCCAGCTCGGCGGCCTGCCGCAGGTCTCCGGCCAGCAGCTCAACGCCACCGTGACCGCGCTCTCGCGCCTGCAGACCGTCTCGCAATTCGAGAACATCATCCTCAAGAGCGGCTCCTCGGGCTCGATCGTCCGGCTGAACGACGTCGCGCGCGTCGAGCTCGGCGCCAAGAGCTACGACACGGTCTCGCGCTATAACGGCCAGCCGACGACCGGCCTCGCCATCAGCCTCGCGACCGGCGCCAACGCGATCGACACCGCCAAGGCGGTGACCGCCACGATCGAGCGCCTGAAGCAGACGCTGCCCGAGGGCGTCGAGGTCACCTACCCCTACGACACCACGCCCTTCGTGACGCTCTCGATCGAGAAGGTCGTGCACACGCTGTTCGAGGCGATCATCCTCGTCTTCATCGTGATGTACGTCTTCCTGCAGAACCTGCGCGCGACCTTCATCCCGATGCTGGCCGTGCCGGTCGTGCTGCTCGGCACCTTCGGGGTGCTGGCGCTCGCCGGCTATTCGATCAACACGCTGACGATGTTCGCGATGGTGCTCGCCATCGGCCTGCTCGTCGACGACGCCATCGTCGTGGTCGAGAATGTCGAGCGCGTCATGCAGGAGGAGAAGCTCTCGCCCAAAGAAGCCACGATCAAGTCGATGAATGAGATCACCGGCGCGCTGGTCGGCATCGCCACCGTGCTCTCGGCCGTGTTCGTGCCGATGGCCTTCTTCGGCGGTTCGGTCGGCGTGATCTACCGGCAGTTCTCGGTGACGATCGTGACCGCGATGGCGCTTTCGGTGGTCGTCGCGCTGGTGCTGACGCCGGCCCTTTGCGCGACACTGCTGAAGCCGGTGGCTCACCACGGCGAGCGCAAGGGCTTCTTCGGCTGGTTCAACCGCAATTTCGAGCGCACCACCAACGGCTACCGCTCCGGCGTCGCGGCGATGGTCGCGCGTCCGCTGCGCTTCCTGCTCGTCTTCCTGCTGATCAGCGGCGGCATGGCCTGGCTCTTCGCCCGCATGCCCTCCTCCTTCCTGCCCGACGAGGACCAGGGCATCCTGCTGACCAGCGTGCAGTTGCCCGTCGGTGCCACGCAGGACCGGACGCTGCGCGTCCTCGACCAGGTGCAGAAGCACTATCTCGAAAAGGAGAAGGACCTCGTCGAGGGCGTGCTGACCGTCGCCGGCTTCGGCTTCGGCGGCCAGGGCCAGAATGTCGGCCTCGCCTTCGTGCGCCTGAAGCCCTTCGCCGAGCGCAACGGCAAGCAGGCGACGGCCCAGGCCATCGCCGGACGTGCCATGGGCGCCTTCCGCTCGATCAAGGACGGCACGGTCTACGCGCTGGCCCCGCCGGCGATCCAGGGCTTCGGCAACACGGCGGGCTTCGATTTCTACCTGCAGGACATCGCCGGCGCCGGCCATTCCCGCCTGATGGAGGTCCGCAACCAGCTCCTCGGCCTCGCCGCGCAGAGCAGGCAGCTCACCGGCACGCGCCCGAACGGGCAGGAAGATACGCCGCAATACGCGGTCGAGATCGACCAGGAGAAGGCGAGCGCCCTGACCCTGCCGCTGGCGGCGATCAACAACACGCTGTCGACCGCCTGGGGCTCGGCCTATGTCAATGACTTCATCGACCGCGGCCGGGTGAAATCGGTCTATGTTCAGGCCGATGCGCCCTTCCGCATGCAGCCCGGCGATATCGGGCGCTGGTATGTCCGCAACCAGGGCGGCGAGATGGTGCCGTTCTCGGCCTTCTCCTCGGGTCGCTGGACCTACGGCTCGCCGCGGCTGGAGCGCTATAACGGCGCGGCGGCTGTCCAGATGCAGGGCGCCGCGGCGGCAGGCGTCAGCTCCGGTGCGGCGATGGAGGAGATCGACCGGCTGGTGGGGCAGTTGCCGACCGGATTCGGCCACGAATGGACCGGCCTCTCCTTCCAGGAGCGCCTGTCCGGCAGCCAGGCGGTGGCGCTCTACGCCCTCTCGATGCTGGTCGTCTTCCTCTGCCTCGCGGCGCTCTACGAGAGCTGGGCGATTCCCTTCGCGGTCATGCTCTCGGTGCCGATCGGCATCTTCGGCGCCCTGCTCGCAGCGACCATCTTCGGCCAGACCAACGACGTCTATTTCAAGGTCGGCCTGCTGACGACGATCGGCCTGGCAGCCAAGAACGCGATCCTGATCGTCGAGTTCGCGATCGAGCAGGAAGCCCAGGGCAAGGGCCTGGTCGAAGCGACGCTGGAAGCGGCGCGACAGCGCCTGCGGCCGATCCTGATGACCTCGCTTGCCTTCGTGCTCGGCGTGACGCCGCTCGCGGTTGCGACCGGCGCGGGCTCGGGCAGCCAGAACGCGATCGGCATCGGCGTCATGGGCGGCATGATCGCCGCGACCGTGATCGGCGTGTTCTTCGTGCCGCTGCTCTATGTCGGCGTCGTGCGCCTCGTCCGGCGCCTGCGCCCGGCGGAACCGGCCCCGGCAACCGCCCCCGAGTGA
- a CDS encoding HAMP domain-containing sensor histidine kinase, which translates to MTAQDAAPVRVKAKWRPSLSLMVFMMLTAVLALPFVGLFFFRIYENQLVHQAESELIAQSAALAATIQQDMRTHLPERTSLGMQVPPETGRYGSEELTPLLPSLDLARDRLLPRRPEAQAATVPASEAYRAAGARIEPLLVATQKVTLAGFRLLDPQGVVIAGRGELGQSLAHVEEVAEALKGRFAAMLRLRVSKNEPPPIYSLSRGTGVRVFTAMPVVLYGRVAAVLYASRTPSNVFRHLYEEKGKVAAAGLSVAVLTLLIGLAFHRTITRPVKELIARTDAIGKGDRKALRPLDHHGTAEFAMLSQSFLDMAAALANRSDFVATFAAHVSHELKSPLTSIEGAAELLRDDVDSRAMTDAERRRFLDNIAADAKRLTVITNRLRELARAEGPPTGGDIAVGSAIEALRSVVSGLAIEARGELGSPVAISLENLRIVLAHLADNALQNGAGRLAIDVSREGGALRLDIRDDGPGISPNNRAQVFDSFFTTRRDSGGTGMGLAIVQAMLTAHGGSITLVESERGAHFAVLLPLA; encoded by the coding sequence GTGACCGCGCAGGACGCGGCACCTGTCCGGGTCAAGGCCAAATGGCGGCCGAGCCTGAGCCTGATGGTCTTCATGATGCTGACGGCGGTGCTGGCGCTGCCCTTCGTCGGCCTGTTCTTCTTCCGGATCTACGAGAACCAGCTCGTGCATCAGGCGGAATCGGAGCTGATCGCGCAGAGCGCGGCCCTGGCCGCTACGATCCAGCAGGATATGCGAACCCATCTGCCGGAGCGGACGTCGCTGGGCATGCAGGTTCCGCCGGAAACCGGGCGGTATGGCAGCGAAGAACTCACTCCGCTGCTGCCATCGCTCGATCTGGCGCGGGACCGGCTGCTGCCGCGCCGTCCGGAGGCACAGGCCGCAACCGTTCCGGCGAGCGAGGCCTATCGCGCCGCCGGCGCGCGGATCGAGCCGCTTCTCGTCGCGACGCAGAAGGTGACGCTGGCCGGCTTCCGCCTGCTCGATCCGCAGGGCGTCGTCATCGCCGGGCGCGGCGAGCTCGGCCAGTCGCTCGCCCATGTCGAGGAGGTGGCTGAGGCACTGAAGGGGCGCTTCGCCGCGATGCTGCGCCTGCGCGTCTCCAAGAACGAGCCGCCGCCGATCTACTCGCTGAGCCGCGGCACCGGCGTGCGGGTGTTCACGGCAATGCCGGTCGTGCTCTATGGGCGCGTCGCCGCCGTGCTCTATGCCTCGCGCACGCCGAGCAACGTCTTCCGCCATCTCTACGAGGAGAAGGGCAAGGTCGCTGCTGCCGGTCTCTCCGTCGCGGTGCTGACCCTGCTGATCGGGCTCGCTTTCCACCGCACGATCACGCGGCCGGTCAAGGAGTTGATCGCCCGCACGGATGCGATCGGGAAGGGCGATCGCAAAGCGTTACGGCCGCTCGACCACCACGGCACCGCCGAATTCGCGATGCTCTCGCAGAGTTTCCTCGACATGGCCGCTGCCCTCGCCAACCGCTCCGATTTCGTCGCGACCTTCGCCGCCCATGTCTCGCACGAACTGAAATCGCCGCTGACCTCGATCGAGGGCGCCGCCGAGCTGTTGCGCGACGATGTCGACAGCCGTGCGATGACCGATGCCGAGCGCCGACGCTTCCTCGACAACATCGCCGCCGACGCCAAACGACTGACCGTGATCACCAACCGCCTGCGCGAGCTTGCACGCGCCGAAGGGCCGCCGACCGGTGGCGATATTGCCGTTGGGTCGGCCATCGAGGCGTTGCGGTCGGTCGTCTCCGGGCTTGCGATCGAGGCTCGCGGTGAGCTGGGGAGCCCGGTCGCGATCTCGCTGGAGAACCTGCGGATCGTGCTGGCGCATCTGGCGGATAATGCGCTTCAGAATGGGGCCGGCCGGCTCGCGATCGACGTGTCACGGGAAGGCGGAGCGCTCCGCCTCGACATCCGCGATGACGGGCCGGGCATATCGCCAAACAATCGGGCGCAGGTTTTCGACAGCTTCTTCACGACGCGGCGCGACAGTGGTGGTACCGGCATGGGGCTCGCCATCGTGCAGGCGATGCTGACCGCGCATGGCGGTTCGATCACGCTGGTCGAGAGCGAGCGCGGCGCGCATTTCGCGGTGTTGCTGCCGCTGGCTTAG